In one window of Gossypium hirsutum isolate 1008001.06 chromosome A01, Gossypium_hirsutum_v2.1, whole genome shotgun sequence DNA:
- the LOC107916935 gene encoding uncharacterized protein isoform X1, with amino-acid sequence MSRTDRGFTTLFEFNLSKLNFSHGLAPRKKQRMCFRLTVLSRISCCYPDPLVPIRRGNGSANSNEKKGENWRLDSKNSLHKVRVLPSPAMSFASAQSRFSSKQQKFYPQCTPRNSGPQSRDTLPTRDTGIANEEDWEISLLNENVNESGTNEDGSTWYRQSGEDLGENGYLRRWTMMGGKSHDGSSEWMETWWETSDWSGYKELGVEKSGRNAEGDSWWETWQELLHQDEWSNLAHIEKSAQKQAKSGIENAGWHEKWWEKYDAKGWTEKGAHKYGRLNEQSWWEKWGEHYDGRGSVLKWTDKWAKTEVGTRWGDKWEEKFFDVVGSRQGETWHVSASGDRWSRTWGEEHFGNGKVHKYGKSTTGESWDLIVHEETYYEAEPHYGWADVVGDSSQLLTIQPRPRRPGVFPNLDFGSSPPQLDDQT; translated from the exons ATGTCGAGGACTGACAGAGGATTCACAACTCTGTTTGAGTTCAACCTCTCCAAGCTAAACTTTTCCCATGGATTGGCGCCGCGTAAAAAACAGAGAATGTGCTTTCGGCTCACTGTGTTGAGTCGAATCAGTTGCTGCTACCCCGACCCCCTCGTCCCAATCCGGAGAGGCAACGGTTCAGCTAATAGCAATGAGAAGAAGGGGGAGAATTGGCGGTTGGACTCCAAGAATAGCCTTCACAAGGTCCGAGTTCTGCCCTCTCCTGCAATGTCGTTTGCTTCGGCTCA ATCTCGATTTTCTTCCAAACAACAAAAGTTCTACCCTCAGTGTACGCCTCGAAATTCTGGTCCTCAGTCTCGTGATACTCTACCGACAAGAG ACACGGGTATTGCAAATGAGGAGGACTGGGAAATTAGCTTGTTAAATGAGAATGTTAATGAGTCTGGCACAAATGAAGATGGCAGTACCTGGTATCGACAAAGTGGAGAGGACCTTGGTGAAAATGGATACTTGCGTCGATGGACAATGATGGGTGGTAAATCCCATGACGGATCCTCTGAATGGATGGAAACG TGGTGGGAGACAAGTGACTGGAGTGGATACAAAGAATTAG GTGTTGAGAAGTCAGGAAGAAATGCTGAAGGAGATTCATGGTGGGAAACTTGGCAAGAATTGCTTCATCAAGATGAATGGAG CAATTTAGCACACATAGAGAAGAGTGCTCAGAAGCAAGCTAAATCAGGTATTGAAAATGCGGGTTGGCatgagaaatg GTGGGAGAAGTATGATGCTAAAGGGTGGACAGAGAAAGGGGCACATAAGTATGGTAGGTTGAATGAACAGTCATGGTGGGAGAAATGGGGAGAGCATTATGATGGAAGAGGATCTGTTCTCAAATG gACAGATAAATGGGCTAAGACTGAAGTGGGAACAAGATGGGGAGATAAGTGGGAAGAGAAATTCTTTGATGTTGTTGGTTCACGTCAAGGGGAGACGTGGCATGTATCTGCAAGTGGCGACC GTTGGTCAAGAACATGGGGTGAGGAGCATTTCGGAAATGG GAAAGTTCACAAATATGGGAAGAGCACAACTGGTGAAAGCTGGGATTTAATTGTTCATGAAGAGACGTATTATGA GGCGGAACCTCATTATGGATGGGCAGATGTGGTGGGCGACTCAAGCCAGTTGCTAACGATCCAACCTCGGCCAAGGCGGCCTGGTGTCTTCCCAAACCTTGATTTTGGATCATCGCCTCCTCAGCTTGATGACCAAACCTGA
- the LOC107916935 gene encoding uncharacterized protein isoform X2 translates to MRRRGRIGGWTPRIAFTRSRFSSKQQKFYPQCTPRNSGPQSRDTLPTRDTGIANEEDWEISLLNENVNESGTNEDGSTWYRQSGEDLGENGYLRRWTMMGGKSHDGSSEWMETWWETSDWSGYKELGVEKSGRNAEGDSWWETWQELLHQDEWSNLAHIEKSAQKQAKSGIENAGWHEKWWEKYDAKGWTEKGAHKYGRLNEQSWWEKWGEHYDGRGSVLKWTDKWAKTEVGTRWGDKWEEKFFDVVGSRQGETWHVSASGDRWSRTWGEEHFGNGKVHKYGKSTTGESWDLIVHEETYYEAEPHYGWADVVGDSSQLLTIQPRPRRPGVFPNLDFGSSPPQLDDQT, encoded by the exons ATGAGAAGAAGGGGGAGAATTGGCGGTTGGACTCCAAGAATAGCCTTCACAAG ATCTCGATTTTCTTCCAAACAACAAAAGTTCTACCCTCAGTGTACGCCTCGAAATTCTGGTCCTCAGTCTCGTGATACTCTACCGACAAGAG ACACGGGTATTGCAAATGAGGAGGACTGGGAAATTAGCTTGTTAAATGAGAATGTTAATGAGTCTGGCACAAATGAAGATGGCAGTACCTGGTATCGACAAAGTGGAGAGGACCTTGGTGAAAATGGATACTTGCGTCGATGGACAATGATGGGTGGTAAATCCCATGACGGATCCTCTGAATGGATGGAAACG TGGTGGGAGACAAGTGACTGGAGTGGATACAAAGAATTAG GTGTTGAGAAGTCAGGAAGAAATGCTGAAGGAGATTCATGGTGGGAAACTTGGCAAGAATTGCTTCATCAAGATGAATGGAG CAATTTAGCACACATAGAGAAGAGTGCTCAGAAGCAAGCTAAATCAGGTATTGAAAATGCGGGTTGGCatgagaaatg GTGGGAGAAGTATGATGCTAAAGGGTGGACAGAGAAAGGGGCACATAAGTATGGTAGGTTGAATGAACAGTCATGGTGGGAGAAATGGGGAGAGCATTATGATGGAAGAGGATCTGTTCTCAAATG gACAGATAAATGGGCTAAGACTGAAGTGGGAACAAGATGGGGAGATAAGTGGGAAGAGAAATTCTTTGATGTTGTTGGTTCACGTCAAGGGGAGACGTGGCATGTATCTGCAAGTGGCGACC GTTGGTCAAGAACATGGGGTGAGGAGCATTTCGGAAATGG GAAAGTTCACAAATATGGGAAGAGCACAACTGGTGAAAGCTGGGATTTAATTGTTCATGAAGAGACGTATTATGA GGCGGAACCTCATTATGGATGGGCAGATGTGGTGGGCGACTCAAGCCAGTTGCTAACGATCCAACCTCGGCCAAGGCGGCCTGGTGTCTTCCCAAACCTTGATTTTGGATCATCGCCTCCTCAGCTTGATGACCAAACCTGA